Proteins encoded together in one Lathyrus oleraceus cultivar Zhongwan6 chromosome 5, CAAS_Psat_ZW6_1.0, whole genome shotgun sequence window:
- the LOC127084092 gene encoding protein NRT1/ PTR FAMILY 8.1 isoform X2 translates to MEFKVSDDRVDRHGRIADKQTTGGWKAAPYIITNEVIERVAFMAIAVNMTRYLVVEMHQTVPDSATHVTDWIGAAYVLTLLGAFLADAYLGRFRTIIIFSSIYAVGMFMLTISATFNTFRPHRNKEATNFQMSFLFVALGLVALGTGGIKPCVSSFGADQFDEGDEKEVQMKYSFFNWFYFAINMGSLLGITLLVYIQEKVGWGWGFGIPTVTTVLSIFVLAIGIKYYRFQKPMGSPFTRFLQVIVASVKNHRRGVVVEKETQLYEVETTKSDIIGARKLQRTPQYKFLDKAAVVTSKDKINDRWSVCTVTQVEELKSIIKILPVWATTIALSISFAQMSSFFISQSNIMNRKLGNFEIPTGSVVTFGAINGLTLVPIYERFFIPILRKLTGHHRGITSLQRMGVGLFLSTIAMASAAIVENTRRKEYPQLHSMSVFWLLPQFFLMGASEVFTYVGQLEFFYDEATDGTKSISSAMFLCETGIGSWLSTALVKIIISATGGEEKGWLRNDLNKSKLDRFYWILAVISVINLLAYLMVAMRYKGKKPVIVRDENMVELKNDQHMQP, encoded by the exons ATGGAATTTAAGGTAAGCGATGATCGCGTGGATCGACATGGTAGAATTGCTGATAAACAAACAACAGGAGGATGGAAGGCTGCTCCATATATCATAA CGAACGAGGTGATAGAGAGGGTGGCGTTCATGGCAATAGCAGTGAACATGACTCGTTACTTGGTTGTGGAAATGCATCAAACGGTTCCAGATTCTGCTACTCATGTCACAGACTGGATTGGAGCTGCTTATGTGCTAACTCTTCTTGGAGCCTTTTTAGCAGATGCTTATTTAGGTCGCTTCAGAACCATTATTATTTTCTCTTCCATCTATGCCGTG GGAATGTTCATGCTGACAATTTCAGCCACCTTCAACACTTTTCGCCCGCATAGAAACAAAGAAGCAACCAATTTTCAAATGTCATTCTTATTCGTCGCACTAGGCCTCGTTGCTTTAGGCACAGGAGGGATCAAACCCTGTGTATCATCTTTCGGAGCTGATCAATTCGACGAAGGAGATGAAAAAGAAGTCCAGATGAAATATTCATTCTTCAATTGGTTTTACTTTGCCATCAACATGGGTTCACTTCTCGGAATTACGCTATTGGTTTATATACAAGAGAAAGTAGGATGGGGTTGGGGTTTTGGAATACCAACGGTTACTACAGTTTTGTCTATCTTTGTTCTAGCTATTGGTATTAAGTATTATCGTTTTCAAAAGCCAATGGGAAGCCCTTTTACTAGGTTTCTTCAGGTTATTGTAGCTTCCGTAAAGAATCATCGAAGAGGAGTGGTCGTAGAAAAAGAAACTCAACTTTACGAAGTCGAGACAACAAAATCTGATATTATTGGTGCTCGAAAGCTTCAGAGGACTCCACAATACAA ATTTTTGGACAAAGCAGCTGTTGTAACATCAAAAGACAAGATTAATGATAGATGGAGTGTATGCACAGTGACACAAGTTGAAGAACTCAAATCAATCATTAAGATCCTTCCGGTTTGGGCAACTACCATTGCACTCTCAATTTCTTTCGCGCAAATGTCATCTTTTTTTATAAGTCAATCAAACATCATGAATCGAAAACTAGGTAACTTCGAAATCCCAACAGGTTCGGTTGTCACTTTTGGTGCCATCAATGGCCTCACGCTCGTCCCAATCTACGAGCGATTCTTTATCCCAATTCTCCGAAAACTTACTGGCCACCACCGCGGTATCACGTCGTTACAACGGATGGGTGTTGGCCTTTTCCTCTCCACCATCGCCATGGCTTCGGCTGCAATAGTTGAAAATACAAGACGCAAAGAGTATCCGCAACTACATAGCATGAGTGTGTTTTGGTTGTTACCGCAGTTTTTCTTAATGGGCGCTTCTGAGGTTTTTACCTATGTGGGACAGTTGGAGTTTTTCTACGATGAAGCGACGGACGGGACAAAGAGTATTAGCAGTGCCATGTTTTTGTGTGAGACCGGAATCGGAAGTTGGTTGAGTACGGCATTGGTTAAGATTATTATAAGTGCAACTGGAGGAGAAGAGAAAGGATGGTTAAGGAATGATCTTAATAAAAGCAAGTTGGATAGGTTCTATTGGATATTGGCAGTTATCAGTGTTATCAATCTATTGGCTTATTTGATGGTGGCCATGCGTTACAAAGGGAAAAAACCAGTGATTGTGAGAGATGAGAACATGGTTGAACTCAAGAATGATCAACACATGCAACCATGA
- the LOC127084092 gene encoding protein NRT1/ PTR FAMILY 8.1 isoform X1, with protein MKQEEMEFKVSDDRVDRHGRIADKQTTGGWKAAPYIITNEVIERVAFMAIAVNMTRYLVVEMHQTVPDSATHVTDWIGAAYVLTLLGAFLADAYLGRFRTIIIFSSIYAVGMFMLTISATFNTFRPHRNKEATNFQMSFLFVALGLVALGTGGIKPCVSSFGADQFDEGDEKEVQMKYSFFNWFYFAINMGSLLGITLLVYIQEKVGWGWGFGIPTVTTVLSIFVLAIGIKYYRFQKPMGSPFTRFLQVIVASVKNHRRGVVVEKETQLYEVETTKSDIIGARKLQRTPQYKFLDKAAVVTSKDKINDRWSVCTVTQVEELKSIIKILPVWATTIALSISFAQMSSFFISQSNIMNRKLGNFEIPTGSVVTFGAINGLTLVPIYERFFIPILRKLTGHHRGITSLQRMGVGLFLSTIAMASAAIVENTRRKEYPQLHSMSVFWLLPQFFLMGASEVFTYVGQLEFFYDEATDGTKSISSAMFLCETGIGSWLSTALVKIIISATGGEEKGWLRNDLNKSKLDRFYWILAVISVINLLAYLMVAMRYKGKKPVIVRDENMVELKNDQHMQP; from the exons ATGAAACAGGAGGAGATGGAATTTAAGGTAAGCGATGATCGCGTGGATCGACATGGTAGAATTGCTGATAAACAAACAACAGGAGGATGGAAGGCTGCTCCATATATCATAA CGAACGAGGTGATAGAGAGGGTGGCGTTCATGGCAATAGCAGTGAACATGACTCGTTACTTGGTTGTGGAAATGCATCAAACGGTTCCAGATTCTGCTACTCATGTCACAGACTGGATTGGAGCTGCTTATGTGCTAACTCTTCTTGGAGCCTTTTTAGCAGATGCTTATTTAGGTCGCTTCAGAACCATTATTATTTTCTCTTCCATCTATGCCGTG GGAATGTTCATGCTGACAATTTCAGCCACCTTCAACACTTTTCGCCCGCATAGAAACAAAGAAGCAACCAATTTTCAAATGTCATTCTTATTCGTCGCACTAGGCCTCGTTGCTTTAGGCACAGGAGGGATCAAACCCTGTGTATCATCTTTCGGAGCTGATCAATTCGACGAAGGAGATGAAAAAGAAGTCCAGATGAAATATTCATTCTTCAATTGGTTTTACTTTGCCATCAACATGGGTTCACTTCTCGGAATTACGCTATTGGTTTATATACAAGAGAAAGTAGGATGGGGTTGGGGTTTTGGAATACCAACGGTTACTACAGTTTTGTCTATCTTTGTTCTAGCTATTGGTATTAAGTATTATCGTTTTCAAAAGCCAATGGGAAGCCCTTTTACTAGGTTTCTTCAGGTTATTGTAGCTTCCGTAAAGAATCATCGAAGAGGAGTGGTCGTAGAAAAAGAAACTCAACTTTACGAAGTCGAGACAACAAAATCTGATATTATTGGTGCTCGAAAGCTTCAGAGGACTCCACAATACAA ATTTTTGGACAAAGCAGCTGTTGTAACATCAAAAGACAAGATTAATGATAGATGGAGTGTATGCACAGTGACACAAGTTGAAGAACTCAAATCAATCATTAAGATCCTTCCGGTTTGGGCAACTACCATTGCACTCTCAATTTCTTTCGCGCAAATGTCATCTTTTTTTATAAGTCAATCAAACATCATGAATCGAAAACTAGGTAACTTCGAAATCCCAACAGGTTCGGTTGTCACTTTTGGTGCCATCAATGGCCTCACGCTCGTCCCAATCTACGAGCGATTCTTTATCCCAATTCTCCGAAAACTTACTGGCCACCACCGCGGTATCACGTCGTTACAACGGATGGGTGTTGGCCTTTTCCTCTCCACCATCGCCATGGCTTCGGCTGCAATAGTTGAAAATACAAGACGCAAAGAGTATCCGCAACTACATAGCATGAGTGTGTTTTGGTTGTTACCGCAGTTTTTCTTAATGGGCGCTTCTGAGGTTTTTACCTATGTGGGACAGTTGGAGTTTTTCTACGATGAAGCGACGGACGGGACAAAGAGTATTAGCAGTGCCATGTTTTTGTGTGAGACCGGAATCGGAAGTTGGTTGAGTACGGCATTGGTTAAGATTATTATAAGTGCAACTGGAGGAGAAGAGAAAGGATGGTTAAGGAATGATCTTAATAAAAGCAAGTTGGATAGGTTCTATTGGATATTGGCAGTTATCAGTGTTATCAATCTATTGGCTTATTTGATGGTGGCCATGCGTTACAAAGGGAAAAAACCAGTGATTGTGAGAGATGAGAACATGGTTGAACTCAAGAATGATCAACACATGCAACCATGA